From Pseudoxanthomonas sp. YR558, the proteins below share one genomic window:
- a CDS encoding TonB-dependent receptor, with translation MSRLRPTAVRPHRLAFAIAALLPFGTAFAQDAAPATSEAATLDTVQVTAQRKVENIQDVPVSISTINGEQLGVLASGGTDIRFLSGRVPSLNIESSFGRAFPRFYIRGYGNTDFRLNTSQPVSLVYDDVVQENPILKGFPLFDLEQVEVLRGPQGSLFGRNTPAGVVKFESAKPTQETTGYGKVSVGSDNMWNLEGAVGGALSQNWSARASVLYQRRDDWVTNTYPGPNDGFEGYDESAGRVQFLYEGDGFDALLNAHARKLNGTARLFRANIIDPGTNNFVPGFDEDEVSQDGLNYSELESQGASARLSWDLGQYKLYSITGYESVETINRGDIDGGYGAVFLPDSGPGVIPFASETADGIPEHSQWTQEFRIESAYTGPWNWQAGVFYFKEDYKVESFSYDSLNGSAQDGYQRIRQTNDAYALFGAVTWQATDKLELRAGARYTVDEKKLTVEDYWNTGFAACVLAGKCTLAQLAALEPDGDLSASPEDKKFNWDLSATYALNEDVNLYARAATGFRGSSIQSAGAFNAKSVADPETVTSVETGVKADFWDKRARLSAGVYYYRVKDQQLTAVGGAANANILLNAEKSVGKGFELDLQAYLLDNLLVTLGSSYNDTEIQDNDLAVAVCAACTVTDPRDGAGLALIDGNDLPQAPKWVHNLTARYSVGLGDGSELYVYTDWAYRSEVNFFLYDSIEFTGKSTLEGGLRIGYGWGYGDYEVALFGRNITDQRRIVGGIDFNNLTGFINEPRTVGVEFSAKF, from the coding sequence ATGTCCCGACTCCGCCCGACCGCTGTCCGGCCGCACCGTCTCGCTTTTGCCATCGCCGCGCTGCTGCCCTTCGGCACCGCGTTCGCGCAGGATGCCGCGCCCGCCACCTCTGAAGCCGCCACCCTCGATACCGTGCAGGTCACCGCGCAGCGCAAGGTCGAGAACATCCAGGACGTGCCCGTTTCCATCAGCACGATCAACGGCGAGCAGCTCGGCGTGCTGGCCTCCGGCGGTACCGACATCCGCTTCTTGTCCGGCCGCGTGCCCAGCCTCAACATCGAATCCTCATTCGGCCGCGCGTTCCCGCGCTTCTACATCCGCGGCTACGGCAATACCGATTTCCGCCTCAACACCTCGCAGCCGGTCTCGCTGGTGTACGACGATGTGGTGCAGGAAAACCCGATCCTGAAGGGCTTCCCGCTGTTCGACCTGGAACAGGTCGAAGTGCTGCGCGGTCCGCAGGGCTCGCTGTTCGGCCGCAACACGCCGGCCGGCGTGGTGAAGTTCGAGTCGGCCAAGCCCACGCAGGAAACCACCGGCTACGGCAAGGTGAGCGTCGGCAGCGACAACATGTGGAACCTGGAAGGCGCCGTCGGCGGCGCGCTCAGCCAGAACTGGTCGGCGCGCGCCTCGGTGCTGTACCAGCGCCGCGACGACTGGGTGACCAACACCTATCCCGGCCCTAACGACGGCTTCGAAGGCTACGACGAGTCCGCCGGCCGCGTGCAGTTCCTGTACGAGGGCGACGGCTTCGATGCGCTGCTCAATGCGCACGCACGCAAGCTCAACGGCACCGCACGCCTGTTCCGCGCCAACATCATCGACCCGGGCACCAACAACTTCGTGCCGGGCTTCGATGAAGACGAGGTATCGCAGGACGGCCTGAACTACTCCGAGCTCGAATCGCAGGGCGCGAGCGCACGCCTGAGTTGGGACCTGGGCCAGTACAAGCTGTATTCGATCACCGGCTACGAGAGCGTCGAGACGATCAACCGCGGCGACATCGACGGTGGCTACGGTGCGGTATTCCTGCCCGACTCCGGCCCCGGCGTGATTCCGTTCGCGTCTGAAACGGCCGACGGTATTCCCGAGCATTCGCAGTGGACGCAGGAGTTCCGCATCGAGTCCGCCTACACGGGACCGTGGAACTGGCAGGCCGGCGTCTTCTACTTCAAGGAAGACTACAAGGTCGAGAGCTTCAGCTACGACTCGCTCAACGGCAGCGCGCAGGACGGCTACCAGCGCATCCGCCAGACCAACGATGCGTACGCGCTGTTCGGCGCGGTGACCTGGCAGGCCACCGACAAGCTGGAACTGCGCGCCGGCGCGCGCTACACGGTGGACGAGAAGAAGCTGACCGTCGAGGACTACTGGAACACCGGCTTCGCCGCCTGCGTGCTGGCGGGCAAGTGCACCCTGGCGCAGCTCGCGGCGCTCGAACCCGATGGCGACCTGTCGGCATCGCCGGAAGACAAGAAGTTCAACTGGGACCTGTCCGCGACGTATGCGCTGAACGAGGACGTGAACCTCTACGCGCGCGCGGCCACGGGTTTCCGCGGCAGCAGCATCCAGAGCGCGGGTGCGTTCAATGCCAAGTCGGTCGCCGATCCCGAAACCGTCACCTCGGTCGAGACCGGCGTGAAGGCGGACTTCTGGGACAAGCGCGCACGCCTGAGCGCCGGCGTGTACTACTACCGCGTCAAGGACCAGCAGCTCACCGCCGTTGGCGGCGCGGCCAATGCCAACATCCTGCTGAACGCCGAGAAGTCGGTCGGCAAGGGCTTCGAGTTGGACCTGCAGGCCTACCTGCTGGACAACCTGCTGGTCACGTTGGGCAGCAGCTACAACGACACCGAGATCCAGGACAACGACCTGGCCGTCGCGGTGTGCGCCGCGTGCACGGTCACCGATCCCCGCGATGGCGCCGGCCTGGCGCTGATCGATGGCAACGACCTGCCGCAGGCACCGAAGTGGGTGCACAACCTGACCGCGCGCTACAGCGTTGGCCTGGGCGACGGCAGCGAGCTGTACGTGTACACCGACTGGGCCTACCGCAGCGAAGTGAACTTCTTCCTGTACGACTCCATCGAGTTCACCGGCAAGTCGACCCTGGAAGGCGGTCTGCGCATCGGCTACGGCTGGGGCTACGGCGACTACGAGGTCGCGCTGTTCGGCCGCAACATCACCGACCAGCGCCGCATCGTCGGCGGCATCGACTTCAACAACCTGACCGGCTTCATCAACGAGCCGCGCACGGTGGGTGTGGAGTTCAGCGCGAAGTTCTGA
- a CDS encoding rhomboid family intramembrane serine protease codes for MDLHPDDPAFDPESQQRYDRRRLFRALNLSLAFVLLLAIVYSAQGSFDVRAFTIAPRSVDGLLGVLTAPLLHGSLEHIAANASALLILGTLAGAVYPRATLWAIPLVWLGAGLGPWLLAEPGTHTLGASGLTHGLMFMIFMLGLLRRDRAAIAAGMIAFLFYGGMVLTVLPREAGVSWQAHLGGAVAGLLAAFLFRRLDPELPKKKYSWEIEEEDAAARADDELELPAPREVPMLWVRPEPSEEEQRGVVLRFTRHPAVESPPREPPTS; via the coding sequence ATGGACCTGCACCCCGACGACCCCGCGTTCGACCCGGAATCCCAGCAGCGCTACGACCGCCGCCGGCTGTTCCGCGCCCTCAACCTGAGCCTGGCGTTCGTGCTGCTGCTGGCCATCGTGTACTCGGCGCAGGGCAGTTTCGATGTGCGCGCCTTCACCATCGCGCCGCGGTCGGTGGACGGCCTGCTCGGCGTCCTGACGGCCCCCTTGCTGCATGGCTCGCTGGAGCACATCGCCGCGAATGCGTCGGCGCTGCTGATCCTCGGCACGCTGGCCGGCGCGGTGTACCCACGCGCGACGCTGTGGGCGATCCCGCTGGTGTGGCTGGGCGCAGGCCTCGGGCCGTGGCTGCTGGCCGAACCGGGCACGCACACGCTCGGCGCCAGCGGCCTGACCCACGGCCTGATGTTCATGATCTTCATGCTCGGCCTGCTGCGCCGCGACCGCGCGGCGATCGCCGCAGGGATGATCGCGTTCCTGTTCTACGGCGGCATGGTGCTCACGGTGCTGCCGCGCGAAGCCGGCGTCTCGTGGCAGGCGCATTTGGGCGGCGCGGTGGCGGGCCTGCTGGCCGCGTTCCTGTTCCGTCGCCTGGACCCCGAACTGCCGAAGAAGAAATACAGCTGGGAAATCGAGGAAGAGGACGCCGCCGCACGTGCCGATGACGAACTCGAACTGCCCGCCCCGCGCGAGGTGCCGATGCTGTGGGTACGCCCCGAACCGTCGGAAGAAGAGCAGCGCGGCGTGGTGCTGCGTTTTACCCGCCACCCGGCGGTTGAAAGCCCGCCGCGAGAGCCGCCGACCTCGTGA
- a CDS encoding TerC family protein, translating into METIGNPWLWAGFGGLVVIALLVDLVLMRHGGAHKVTFKEAMWWSLGWIALAMAFNGGLWWYVNETAGLVEANRVGLEFLTGYLVEKALAVDNIFVFLMVMTYFAVPEEQRQRVLVIGILGAIVLRSILIFAGAALLAKFHWLLYLFGAFLLLTGIKMWFAAGKEPDLEKNPALRWMRNHLKLTDGYRGAALSVRENGVRWFTPLFVVLVLIGVTDVIFAVDSIPAIFAITSDPFIVLTSNVFAVLGLRAMFFLLAGMADRFHLLPYGLAVVLGFIGTKMLLIDLYKIPVPWALGTVAAILGVTVALSLARPQKADTAA; encoded by the coding sequence ATGGAAACGATTGGCAACCCCTGGTTGTGGGCCGGCTTCGGCGGCCTGGTGGTGATCGCGCTGCTGGTCGACCTGGTGCTGATGCGCCATGGCGGCGCGCACAAGGTCACATTCAAGGAAGCGATGTGGTGGAGCCTGGGCTGGATCGCGCTGGCGATGGCCTTCAACGGCGGCCTGTGGTGGTACGTGAACGAGACCGCCGGACTGGTGGAAGCCAACCGCGTGGGCCTGGAATTTCTGACCGGCTACCTGGTCGAGAAGGCGCTGGCCGTCGACAACATCTTCGTGTTCCTGATGGTGATGACGTACTTCGCCGTGCCCGAGGAGCAGCGCCAGCGCGTGCTGGTGATCGGCATCCTCGGCGCGATCGTCTTGCGCAGCATCCTGATCTTCGCGGGCGCCGCGCTGCTGGCGAAGTTCCACTGGCTGCTCTACCTCTTCGGCGCGTTCCTGCTGCTGACCGGCATCAAGATGTGGTTCGCCGCCGGCAAGGAACCCGACCTGGAGAAGAACCCCGCGCTGCGCTGGATGCGCAACCACCTGAAACTGACCGATGGCTACCGCGGCGCGGCGCTGAGCGTGCGCGAGAACGGCGTGCGCTGGTTCACCCCGTTGTTCGTGGTACTGGTGTTGATCGGCGTGACCGACGTGATCTTCGCGGTGGACAGCATCCCGGCGATCTTCGCGATCACCTCGGACCCGTTCATCGTGCTGACCTCGAACGTGTTCGCGGTGCTGGGCCTGCGCGCGATGTTCTTCCTGCTTGCCGGCATGGCCGACCGCTTCCACCTGCTGCCGTACGGTCTGGCGGTGGTGCTGGGCTTCATCGGCACCAAGATGCTGCTGATCGACCTCTACAAGATCCCGGTGCCGTGGGCGCTGGGCACGGTGGCGGCGATCCTCGGCGTGACCGTGGCGCTGAGCCTGGCGCGACCGCAGAAGGCCGATACGGCCGCCTGA
- a CDS encoding TIGR00266 family protein, translated as MTQWFFHTPADNQRHGPLDEAAAQDFARRTPSALAWREGMREWKPARELPELAGAAVPPPHLPPLPGAGGRRGADEIDFRIVGHEMQFVEVELDPGESAIAEAGALMFKDSAVQMDTVFGDGSHSGQGGGFMDKLLSAGKRVLTGESLFTTMYTHTGQGKAKVAFAAPYPGTVLAMKLDEHGGRLICQKDSFLAGARGVSVGIHFQRKILTGLFGGEGFIMQKLEGDGWVFVHAGGCVVERELKPGERIDVDTGCVVAYHASVNMDVRPVSGIKSMFFGGEGVFLATLTGPGKVWLQSLPFSRLAGRMLQAAPQGGGQARGEGSVLGGLGRILDGDNSF; from the coding sequence ATGACCCAATGGTTTTTCCACACCCCCGCCGACAACCAGCGCCATGGCCCCCTGGATGAAGCCGCGGCACAGGATTTCGCCCGCCGCACCCCCAGCGCGCTGGCCTGGCGCGAAGGCATGCGCGAGTGGAAGCCCGCGCGCGAGCTGCCGGAGCTGGCCGGCGCCGCCGTACCCCCGCCCCACCTGCCGCCGCTGCCGGGTGCCGGCGGCCGCCGCGGCGCGGACGAGATCGATTTCCGCATCGTCGGCCATGAGATGCAGTTCGTCGAAGTGGAACTGGACCCCGGCGAAAGCGCGATCGCCGAAGCCGGCGCGCTGATGTTCAAGGACAGCGCGGTGCAGATGGACACCGTGTTCGGCGATGGCTCGCACAGCGGCCAGGGTGGCGGCTTTATGGACAAGCTGCTGTCGGCCGGCAAGCGCGTGCTGACCGGCGAGAGCCTGTTCACCACGATGTACACCCACACCGGCCAGGGCAAGGCCAAGGTCGCCTTCGCCGCGCCCTACCCCGGCACCGTGCTGGCGATGAAGCTGGACGAACACGGCGGCCGCCTGATCTGCCAGAAGGACAGCTTCCTGGCGGGCGCACGCGGCGTGTCGGTCGGCATCCACTTCCAGCGCAAGATCCTCACCGGCCTGTTCGGCGGCGAAGGTTTCATCATGCAGAAGCTGGAAGGCGACGGCTGGGTGTTCGTGCACGCCGGCGGTTGCGTGGTGGAGCGCGAGCTCAAGCCCGGCGAGCGCATCGACGTGGATACCGGCTGCGTAGTGGCCTACCACGCGAGCGTCAACATGGACGTGCGCCCGGTGAGCGGCATCAAGAGCATGTTCTTCGGCGGCGAAGGCGTGTTCCTCGCCACGCTGACCGGCCCCGGCAAGGTGTGGTTGCAGTCGCTGCCGTTCTCGCGCCTGGCCGGCCGCATGCTGCAGGCCGCCCCGCAGGGCGGTGGACAAGCCCGCGGCGAAGGCTCGGTGCTCGGCGGCCTGGGCCGCATCCTGGACGGCGACAACA